A window of the Deltaproteobacteria bacterium genome harbors these coding sequences:
- a CDS encoding MoaD/ThiS family protein has protein sequence MSIKIRIPTPLQKITKNQSEVSAKGSSVKEILADLERQFPGLKERLYDEKGSLRRFINFYVNNEDIRFLKGETTAVKDGDEISIVPAIAGGK, from the coding sequence ATGTCTATCAAAATCAGAATTCCAACCCCACTTCAAAAAATCACGAAAAATCAATCGGAGGTCTCGGCCAAAGGGTCTTCCGTCAAAGAGATCTTGGCTGACTTGGAGCGCCAGTTTCCTGGCCTCAAAGAACGCCTCTACGACGAAAAAGGATCTCTGCGACGGTTTATCAATTTTTATGTTAACAATGAAGATATCCGCTTCCTGAAAGGGGAGACGACAGCCGTCAAGGATGGTGATGAGATTTCAATTGTCCCTGCGATTGCGGGAGGTAAATAA
- a CDS encoding M67 family metallopeptidase, giving the protein MLTICSEILERMISYAVKAYPYEACGLLVGSKGQNSVTEFHPMHNIYDEMHKKDPETYPRTSKTAYLIDSREQQKIFDEVEKNQMEVKAIVHSHTDHDAYFSEEDRLVAAPWGEPMYPKISYIVISIWDGKFKEANEYYWDDKKKEFVLNKVS; this is encoded by the coding sequence ATGTTAACCATCTGCTCTGAAATTCTCGAAAGAATGATCTCGTACGCTGTAAAAGCCTATCCCTACGAGGCGTGTGGCCTCCTCGTCGGTTCGAAGGGGCAAAATTCGGTCACCGAGTTTCATCCGATGCACAACATTTACGACGAGATGCACAAAAAAGATCCCGAAACCTACCCCCGCACCTCTAAGACCGCCTATTTGATTGATTCCAGAGAGCAGCAAAAAATATTCGACGAGGTCGAGAAAAACCAGATGGAGGTGAAGGCGATCGTCCACTCTCATACCGACCACGATGCCTATTTCTCGGAAGAGGATCGATTGGTCGCCGCCCCCTGGGGAGAACCGATGTATCCCAAAATTTCTTATATTGTGATTTCGATCTGGGATGGGAAATTTAAAGAGGCGAATGAATATTATTGGGATGACAAGAAAAAGGAATTTGTCCTAAACAAGGTCTCATAG
- a CDS encoding pyridoxal-phosphate dependent enzyme: protein MLISSILDKIGNTPLVRIREVANHVPQVKSGKVKIFAKIEYFNPGGSVKDRPAYRMIQEGLRSGKLTHDKVILDSTSGNTGVAYAMISAALDLPCELVMPENVSKQRKQIINRFGAKIIYSSPMEGSDGAIRIARELFKKYPGKYFMPDQYNNEFNPKAHYDTTGEEIWRQTDGKVTHFLAGIGTGGTIMGTGRRLKDHNRKIQVIAIEPENALHGLEGLKHMASSIRPGIYKEEELDGKIPMETEPAYDMAERLAREEGLIVGHSSGAAILGAIQIALKIKEGVIVTIFPDHGDRYFTMLEWEKDFRA from the coding sequence ATGCTCATTTCCTCCATCCTCGACAAAATCGGCAACACCCCTCTGGTCCGGATTCGCGAGGTGGCAAACCACGTACCTCAAGTGAAATCCGGCAAGGTTAAAATTTTTGCGAAGATCGAATACTTCAATCCGGGTGGGTCTGTAAAAGATCGTCCGGCCTATCGGATGATCCAGGAAGGGCTCCGCTCCGGAAAACTGACCCATGACAAGGTGATTCTTGACTCGACCTCCGGAAATACCGGCGTTGCCTATGCGATGATCAGTGCCGCCCTCGATCTCCCATGTGAACTGGTCATGCCCGAAAATGTCAGCAAACAAAGGAAACAGATTATCAATCGATTTGGGGCAAAGATAATTTACTCCTCACCAATGGAGGGGTCCGATGGAGCGATCCGGATCGCCCGAGAGCTCTTCAAGAAATATCCAGGGAAATATTTCATGCCGGATCAATATAATAATGAGTTCAACCCAAAGGCCCACTACGATACAACTGGCGAAGAGATCTGGCGACAAACCGATGGGAAGGTGACTCATTTTCTCGCCGGTATCGGGACCGGCGGGACTATTATGGGGACAGGACGCCGATTGAAAGACCACAACAGAAAGATCCAGGTGATCGCTATCGAACCTGAGAATGCACTCCATGGGCTTGAGGGGTTAAAACATATGGCCTCTTCGATTCGACCCGGCATCTATAAGGAAGAAGAACTCGACGGTAAAATCCCGATGGAGACCGAACCAGCCTATGACATGGCGGAGCGACTGGCCCGTGAAGAAGGGTTGATTGTCGGGCATTCCTCTGGAGCCGCGATACTTGGAGCGATTCAGATCGCTCTGAAGATCAAAGAAGGGGTGATTGTGACAATATTTCCTGATCATGGAGACAGGTATTTTACGATGCTGGAATGGGAAAAGGATTTTCGTGCCTAA
- a CDS encoding FeS-binding protein has translation MKKSKTIRRKVYLTFPGPRTKEAIICDMYEKYRVRFNIRSASVDEHVGLISLELEGTEDKLNQAFEFFRKRGVKVEPIEINVIE, from the coding sequence ATGAAAAAATCCAAAACCATCCGCCGGAAGGTCTATCTCACCTTCCCGGGTCCCAGGACAAAAGAGGCGATCATCTGTGATATGTACGAAAAATACAGGGTCAGGTTCAATATCCGCTCCGCCAGCGTCGACGAACATGTCGGATTGATCTCTCTGGAACTCGAAGGGACAGAAGACAAGTTAAATCAGGCCTTCGAGTTTTTCCGGAAACGGGGGGTCAAAGTCGAACCGATAGAAATTAACGTCATTGAATAA